In Nitrospirota bacterium, a single genomic region encodes these proteins:
- a CDS encoding DUF362 domain-containing protein, with product MSKVYFSTARTLRWDYSHSVPGKLESLLKKMNFSERFAEDEWVAIKMHWGSHGAFRIVPPVMIRKVVNAVKEAKAKPFVTDTVRIMGLDYIEVANQNGLNHLSCGAPVVLADGLYGKDSILVKAGPILGEIAVASAIHDTPAMVVCSHIKGHINAGYAGALKNLAMGCVSSRHREQGWKKGRGGMHCHGEMGLQWNAEKCTFCEQCKSICPLHAIDFKESTFVVDQNSCWHCGRCSRVCQEGALTLPQDDVMFQKSLAEAAAAVLSTFKKGKVVYVNFLFQIQPECDCMPIADVPVIQDQGIMISDDIVAIEQASIDMLRAAPPLPQSAAEEAGIKPGDDIMFKLNPRPMQIQIDEAERLGLGSKQYELVKVEP from the coding sequence ATGTCCAAAGTTTATTTCTCCACCGCACGCACACTGAGATGGGATTACAGCCACAGTGTTCCGGGAAAGTTGGAATCCCTGCTCAAAAAAATGAACTTCTCCGAACGGTTTGCCGAAGACGAGTGGGTTGCCATCAAGATGCATTGGGGCTCCCACGGCGCATTCCGCATCGTACCGCCGGTCATGATCCGCAAGGTGGTTAATGCCGTCAAGGAGGCAAAAGCAAAACCATTTGTCACGGACACGGTCCGGATCATGGGCCTCGACTATATAGAAGTGGCGAACCAGAATGGATTGAACCACCTCTCCTGCGGAGCGCCGGTCGTTCTGGCTGACGGCCTGTACGGCAAGGACAGCATCCTGGTTAAGGCAGGCCCGATCCTCGGGGAGATCGCGGTCGCCTCGGCAATTCATGATACACCTGCCATGGTCGTCTGCTCGCACATCAAGGGACATATAAACGCCGGCTACGCGGGAGCGCTCAAGAACCTGGCCATGGGCTGCGTCAGTTCGCGCCACCGCGAGCAGGGCTGGAAAAAAGGGCGCGGCGGGATGCACTGCCATGGAGAGATGGGGCTCCAATGGAACGCCGAGAAGTGCACGTTCTGCGAACAATGCAAGAGCATCTGCCCTCTCCACGCCATCGATTTCAAAGAGAGTACGTTTGTCGTTGACCAGAACAGCTGCTGGCACTGCGGCCGGTGCAGCCGGGTCTGTCAGGAAGGCGCGCTCACGCTTCCCCAGGACGATGTGATGTTCCAGAAGAGCCTTGCCGAAGCCGCGGCCGCGGTGCTCTCGACATTCAAGAAGGGAAAGGTCGTGTATGTCAATTTCCTGTTCCAGATCCAGCCCGAGTGCGACTGCATGCCCATCGCCGATGTGCCGGTCATCCAGGACCAGGGCATCATGATATCCGATGATATCGTGGCCATTGAGCAGGCGTCAATCGATATGCTTAGGGCCGCCCCTCCCCTGCCCCAGTCCGCGGCAGAAGAAGCCGGCATCAAGCCCGGCGATGACATCATGTTCAAGCTCAATCCCCGGCCGATGCAGATCCAGATCGATGAAGCAGAACGGCTGGGACTGGGGTCGAAACAGTACGAGTTGGTCAAGGTGGAGCCGTGA
- a CDS encoding phospholipase D-like domain-containing protein — translation MTTVRLLKNGAEAFPAMFTAIQQARYSIALEMYIIADDDAGRELRDHLTAAAGRGLLVEVLVDSWGSWNLPDAFWDGFLAADGKVKWFHPIAKGVFFFRNHRKLLLVDDSIAYIGGMNVSEEYYRGAHGEPPWRDNMVEITGPETAWLRHSFGRMWARAGSSLRRLLLQIRREVRVIPGGGVRFLESGPENPVWPVRRVYRQVVQKAEQDINLAMGYFYPHGKMLRALKRAVNRGVRVRLLFSQKTDVPVSRWAARGLYGRLLRAGIEVWEYLPSMMHAKLAIADDTVVAGSANLDVRSGRINYELVVVVTDAELASQARADFEDDLKQSVRILLEEWKSRPLIQKLKERFSYWLLARADIFFARREIARKMK, via the coding sequence ATGACCACCGTTCGTCTCCTCAAAAACGGAGCAGAGGCCTTCCCGGCCATGTTTACGGCTATACAGCAGGCAAGGTACTCCATTGCTCTCGAGATGTACATCATTGCCGACGATGATGCGGGGAGGGAGCTTCGGGATCATCTTACTGCGGCTGCCGGGAGGGGCCTGCTGGTCGAAGTACTCGTAGACTCCTGGGGTTCCTGGAATCTTCCTGATGCCTTCTGGGATGGTTTCCTCGCGGCTGACGGCAAGGTGAAATGGTTCCATCCCATCGCAAAAGGAGTTTTTTTCTTCAGGAACCATCGTAAATTGCTGCTTGTTGACGATAGCATCGCGTACATCGGCGGGATGAACGTATCCGAAGAATACTATCGTGGCGCGCACGGAGAACCGCCCTGGCGGGACAACATGGTGGAGATCACGGGCCCGGAAACGGCATGGCTGAGGCATTCATTCGGGAGGATGTGGGCCCGGGCCGGCTCTTCCTTGCGCCGGTTGTTGCTTCAGATACGACGCGAGGTGAGGGTGATCCCCGGAGGAGGCGTGAGGTTCCTTGAGAGCGGCCCTGAAAACCCCGTGTGGCCGGTCCGCAGGGTTTACCGCCAGGTTGTCCAGAAGGCTGAGCAGGACATCAATCTTGCCATGGGCTATTTCTATCCACACGGGAAAATGCTGCGCGCGCTCAAACGCGCCGTAAACCGCGGGGTTCGCGTGCGGCTCCTGTTCTCTCAGAAGACCGACGTACCGGTATCGCGCTGGGCCGCGCGGGGTCTTTACGGCAGGCTGCTCCGGGCCGGGATCGAGGTCTGGGAATATCTTCCTTCCATGATGCATGCAAAGCTCGCGATCGCTGACGATACCGTCGTTGCCGGATCGGCAAACCTGGATGTCCGGAGCGGCAGGATCAATTACGAACTGGTGGTGGTCGTGACAGATGCAGAGCTTGCCTCACAGGCACGCGCTGATTTCGAGGATGACCTGAAACAGTCTGTCCGTATTTTACTCGAGGAGTGGAAGTCACGTCCGCTGATCCAGAAGTTGAAAGAGCGCTTCAGCTACTGGTTGCTTGCGAGAGCTGATATCTTCTTTGCCCGGAGGGAGATTGCGCGGAAAATGAAGTAA
- a CDS encoding rubrerythrin family protein, translating to MKLKGTKTEKNLLASFAGESQARNRYTFFASAAKKEGHEQIAAIFLETAENEKEHAKRFFKFLEGGMVEFTAAFPAGRIGTTAENLKAAAEGEHEEWTKLYPGSADIAQQEGFPEVATAFRYISKVEIEHEKRYLKLLENVMTGKVFKKDARTTWICRNCGHHHEGTEPPEQCPACLHPKNFFELWAENY from the coding sequence ATGAAGCTCAAAGGAACCAAGACGGAAAAAAATCTGCTCGCGTCGTTTGCCGGGGAATCGCAGGCAAGGAACCGCTACACCTTCTTCGCGAGCGCGGCGAAGAAAGAAGGGCATGAGCAGATAGCGGCCATCTTCCTCGAGACCGCCGAGAACGAAAAGGAGCATGCCAAGCGGTTCTTCAAGTTCCTCGAAGGCGGCATGGTTGAATTCACGGCTGCATTTCCGGCCGGCCGCATCGGCACCACGGCCGAGAACCTGAAAGCCGCGGCGGAGGGGGAGCATGAGGAATGGACGAAGCTCTATCCCGGTTCTGCGGATATTGCCCAGCAGGAAGGTTTTCCCGAGGTGGCAACGGCATTCAGGTATATTTCAAAGGTTGAAATTGAGCATGAAAAACGCTATCTAAAGCTGCTTGAAAATGTAATGACGGGAAAGGTCTTTAAAAAGGATGCCCGTACGACCTGGATCTGCAGGAACTGCGGTCATCATCACGAAGGCACGGAACCGCCGGAGCAGTGTCCCGCGTGTCTGCACCCGAAGAACTTCTTTGAACTCTGGGCTGAGAATTATTGA
- a CDS encoding N-glycosylase/DNA lyase, translating into MPGREIIDELRRDYRAKKPLIVKRLAEFRKVYEKGDRAIFEELCYCILTAGSSAKMGMRTVEALKDLLRSGSEKELRRRAQAHSVRFWRLRPSYIVHTREYLDEACGRKIKQLVGSFDCRDARRDFFAKNKGVKGIGYKEASHFLRNIGFPGYAILDKHILNSLRELGVISTRMRPTTRAGYLAIEKKLEKFAKEIGIDMDHLDLLLWSRKTGEILK; encoded by the coding sequence CGTAAAGCGGCTCGCCGAGTTCAGAAAAGTGTACGAGAAGGGCGACCGGGCGATCTTCGAAGAACTCTGCTACTGTATCCTCACCGCGGGCAGCAGCGCGAAAATGGGCATGCGCACGGTGGAGGCGCTCAAGGACCTTCTCAGAAGCGGCAGCGAGAAGGAACTCCGGCGGCGCGCACAGGCGCACAGCGTCCGGTTCTGGCGCCTGAGGCCGTCGTACATTGTCCATACGAGGGAATATCTCGATGAGGCATGCGGGCGGAAGATCAAACAGTTGGTCGGCTCTTTTGACTGCCGCGATGCGCGTCGTGACTTTTTCGCGAAGAACAAGGGCGTAAAAGGGATAGGCTATAAAGAGGCGAGCCATTTTCTGCGCAACATCGGCTTCCCCGGCTATGCCATTCTTGACAAACACATACTGAACAGCCTCCGCGAGCTGGGGGTTATCAGCACGCGTATGCGTCCCACAACGCGCGCAGGCTACCTCGCGATCGAGAAGAAACTTGAGAAATTCGCCAAAGAGATCGGCATCGACATGGACCACCTGGACCTGCTCCTGTGGTCCCGCAAGACCGGGGAGATATTAAAGTAA
- a CDS encoding OsmC family protein has translation MSELKEIKELEESLDAYKSKVSQVNKATLTWDKDLIFVGRTNRGYEVEFDAQQQWGCSPTETLLLSVAGCMAIDMVSFIRKMKVEIKSYKMDIVGERNPTPPQYYTSIEMIISITGTGLTAKKIERGISLSQEKYCSVYHSLRKDLKMKVDYTFENV, from the coding sequence GTGTCTGAATTGAAGGAAATAAAGGAACTGGAAGAATCGCTCGACGCGTACAAATCCAAGGTCTCGCAGGTGAACAAGGCGACCCTCACCTGGGACAAGGACCTGATTTTCGTGGGCAGGACCAACCGCGGATACGAGGTGGAGTTCGACGCCCAGCAGCAGTGGGGCTGCTCGCCGACCGAGACGCTCCTCCTGAGCGTGGCGGGCTGCATGGCGATCGACATGGTGTCGTTCATCAGGAAAATGAAAGTCGAGATCAAGTCGTACAAAATGGACATTGTGGGGGAGCGCAACCCCACGCCGCCCCAGTACTATACCTCCATCGAGATGATCATTTCCATTACCGGGACCGGCCTCACGGCCAAAAAAATTGAGCGGGGCATCTCGCTTTCGCAGGAGAAATACTGTTCCGTGTACCACTCACTCAGAAAAGACCTGAAAATGAAGGTTGATTACACGTTCGAGAATGTGTAA
- a CDS encoding HEAT repeat domain-containing protein, whose translation MNDIEMRAMLIEHMGNGFLENIIAMLKQDSSLYRFIPDLLGDDNLRVRLGATALVEELVVEHREELMAAVPGTIGLLKHESPTIRGDAASVLGIIKAESAVDALRICLHDDHPGVREVARDALAEIAG comes from the coding sequence ATGAACGACATTGAAATGCGGGCCATGCTCATCGAACACATGGGCAATGGCTTCCTCGAAAATATCATCGCGATGTTGAAGCAGGACAGCTCACTCTACCGGTTCATTCCCGATCTGCTGGGTGATGATAACCTCCGGGTGAGGCTTGGGGCAACGGCGCTGGTGGAGGAGCTTGTTGTTGAACATCGAGAGGAACTCATGGCGGCGGTGCCGGGGACCATCGGGCTTTTGAAACATGAGAGTCCGACCATACGGGGGGACGCCGCCTCGGTGCTCGGTATTATCAAGGCTGAGTCCGCAGTCGATGCATTGCGAATATGTCTGCATGACGACCATCCCGGGGTCCGCGAGGTCGCACGGGATGCTCTTGCGGAGATAGCCGGCTGA
- the pyk gene encoding pyruvate kinase, whose product MPKRTKIIATIGPASSTPAIIAKLIRAGMDAARLNFSHGEWDDHTRRIRLIRDESEKAGKPIAIIQDLQGPKLRIGAVQNDAVTLRRGDALMLTTKKALGTRELISVTYPRLTRDLKKGDTVLLDDGRLELKVLAKAAGGLRCKVVRGGVLRSHKGVNLPGAKLSLPSLSYKDKADLRFGIAQGVDYIALSFVRTAKDISATRRFLKMHGVDIPIIAKIEKFEAIQNLDEIIRAADGIMVARGDLGVEMSPEQVPLLQKKIITACNRAEKPVITATQMLESMIENPQPTRAETSDVANAILDGTDCVMLSGETAVGKYPVQAVEVMARIAVQAETSLNPWPPDIMISGPDESVAHAACRAAEEQQARAIVTFTQSGSTALMVSKHRPRMHIIAPTPFDQVARKITLYWGVTPVILKTKRTTDDMIASVERAMLYRKLARKNDLIVITAGVPIGVAGSTNMMKIHRIGEDKSLES is encoded by the coding sequence ATGCCCAAACGAACCAAGATCATCGCCACCATCGGTCCCGCATCAAGCACACCCGCCATCATCGCGAAACTCATCCGCGCCGGCATGGACGCGGCCCGGTTGAACTTCTCCCACGGCGAATGGGATGACCATACCAGACGCATCAGGCTCATCCGGGATGAGTCTGAAAAAGCGGGAAAGCCGATCGCCATTATCCAGGACCTGCAGGGTCCAAAGCTGCGCATCGGCGCTGTTCAAAATGACGCGGTGACATTAAGACGCGGGGACGCGCTGATGCTCACCACAAAGAAGGCCCTGGGTACGCGTGAGCTTATTTCCGTGACCTATCCCCGCCTTACCAGGGACCTGAAAAAAGGCGACACGGTTCTCCTGGACGACGGCAGGCTCGAGCTCAAGGTCCTGGCAAAGGCCGCAGGCGGCCTCCGATGCAAGGTTGTGCGCGGCGGCGTGCTCAGGAGCCACAAGGGAGTGAACCTGCCGGGCGCAAAACTCTCGCTGCCTTCGCTCTCTTACAAGGACAAGGCAGACCTCAGATTCGGCATCGCGCAGGGCGTGGACTATATCGCGCTCTCGTTCGTGCGCACGGCCAAGGACATCAGCGCCACGCGTCGGTTCCTCAAAATGCACGGCGTGGACATCCCGATCATCGCCAAGATAGAAAAATTCGAGGCCATCCAGAACCTTGACGAAATCATCCGCGCGGCTGACGGCATCATGGTGGCGCGCGGCGACCTGGGGGTGGAAATGTCTCCCGAACAGGTGCCTCTGCTCCAGAAGAAGATCATCACGGCCTGCAACAGGGCTGAGAAGCCGGTTATCACGGCGACCCAGATGCTCGAAAGCATGATCGAGAACCCCCAGCCCACGCGCGCGGAAACCTCGGATGTTGCGAACGCCATACTTGATGGCACGGACTGTGTCATGCTCTCGGGCGAGACCGCGGTGGGCAAATACCCGGTCCAGGCTGTCGAGGTCATGGCGAGGATCGCTGTGCAGGCCGAAACATCCCTGAATCCCTGGCCGCCCGATATCATGATCTCCGGCCCTGACGAGAGCGTGGCCCATGCCGCCTGCCGTGCGGCGGAGGAACAGCAGGCACGGGCGATCGTGACCTTCACGCAGTCCGGCTCCACTGCGCTCATGGTATCGAAACACCGGCCCCGGATGCACATCATCGCGCCCACGCCTTTCGATCAGGTTGCCAGAAAGATCACTCTCTACTGGGGGGTGACACCGGTCATCCTGAAAACCAAACGCACCACCGACGACATGATCGCGAGCGTCGAGCGCGCAATGCTGTATCGCAAGCTCGCGAGGAAGAACGACCTCATTGTGATCACGGCCGGCGTGCCCATCGGCGTGGCAGGAAGCACGAACATGATGAAAATACACCGGATCGGCGAGGACAAAAGCCTTGAATCGTGA